In Erwinia pyrifoliae DSM 12163, the genomic window AATTTTAGGGCTGAGCTGAAAAAGAGTCAAGAAATAACCAGGATTACCGTCGTTACCAGGCCATTTGTTGCAGATTTCGCACCGTCAGCTGAACAAAGTCAGTATAGCCTATCACCGTCACCCTGGATGAAATTTGAGCAAGAAGTCCACGCGCCTCGAGATCTTCTTTCAGCGCATACAGGTTAATAGGTGCCTTCAGCAGCGCTTCAAGGGCCACGCTACCT contains:
- the tusB gene encoding sulfurtransferase complex subunit TusB, translated to MLHTLMTSPFRCDLPAILRLLAAGDDVLLLQDGVIAALEGSVALEALLKAPINLYALKEDLEARGLLAQISSRVTVIGYTDFVQLTVRNLQQMAW